The Noviherbaspirillum saxi genome includes a window with the following:
- a CDS encoding methyl-accepting chemotaxis protein, with translation MKLAKLKIGQRLTIGFGMAIAVMVVVILYGAAKLMNINQSVEVMVKDRYPQTALANSIKSDLFDVVQTMRDILFATDRDEIKNYVTGIEQSMAFVEKSTGELNQKPSVSPEEEDLKKGLKDGEDKFKAELECFKQLVKAGDRDQAKDILYTTVQTAQVAYFQTLNQVIAIHADAMVNSSRAAIDDAKRAVVVMLALAGGACMLAVMIGLFVTRSITRPLSQAVELAKRVAEGDLTATIDVKSQDETGMLVQSLKHMNDSLGRIVAEVRTGINAISTASSEIATGNMDLASRTEQQAGSVERTVASMDGLTSTVKQNADNARQANQLAATASQVAMKGGAVVGQVVETMESINDSAKKIVDIISVIDGIAFQTNILALNAAVEAARAGEQGRGFAVVASEVRSLAQRSAGAAKEIKQLIGDSVDRVNAGSKLVGQAGTTMDEVVESVKRVTGIVAEISSASAEQSTDIEQINQAFTQIDEATNQNAALVEEAAAAAERMREEAGMLARAVSIFRLDAASHERTVEFNVTPAAPALGKYATALLNAG, from the coding sequence ATGAAACTGGCAAAACTGAAAATCGGACAACGACTGACTATCGGTTTCGGGATGGCGATCGCGGTGATGGTGGTCGTGATCCTGTATGGCGCGGCCAAGCTAATGAACATCAATCAGAGCGTCGAGGTCATGGTCAAGGACCGCTATCCGCAAACGGCATTGGCCAATAGCATCAAGTCCGACTTGTTCGATGTTGTGCAAACCATGCGCGACATTCTGTTCGCGACCGACCGGGACGAAATCAAAAATTACGTTACCGGGATCGAGCAGTCGATGGCGTTCGTCGAAAAGAGCACCGGCGAACTCAACCAGAAGCCGTCCGTGTCACCCGAGGAAGAGGATCTCAAGAAGGGCCTGAAGGACGGGGAGGACAAGTTCAAGGCGGAACTGGAGTGCTTCAAGCAACTGGTCAAGGCCGGGGACCGCGACCAGGCAAAGGACATTCTGTACACCACCGTGCAGACGGCACAGGTCGCCTATTTCCAGACCTTGAACCAGGTGATTGCGATACATGCCGATGCGATGGTCAACAGCAGCCGCGCCGCGATCGACGACGCCAAGCGCGCGGTCGTCGTGATGCTGGCGCTGGCCGGCGGTGCCTGCATGTTGGCGGTCATGATCGGCCTGTTCGTCACGCGCAGCATCACGCGGCCGCTGAGCCAGGCGGTCGAGCTCGCCAAGCGCGTGGCGGAGGGCGATCTGACGGCCACCATCGACGTCAAGAGCCAGGACGAAACCGGCATGCTGGTGCAGTCGCTCAAACACATGAATGATAGCCTGGGCCGCATCGTCGCCGAGGTGCGCACCGGCATCAATGCGATCAGCACCGCGTCCTCCGAAATTGCGACCGGCAACATGGACCTTGCGTCGCGCACCGAGCAGCAGGCCGGATCGGTGGAACGCACAGTCGCGTCGATGGACGGGCTGACCTCGACCGTCAAGCAGAATGCCGACAATGCACGCCAGGCGAACCAGCTGGCGGCAACGGCGTCGCAAGTGGCGATGAAGGGCGGCGCGGTGGTGGGGCAGGTGGTCGAGACGATGGAATCGATCAATGACTCGGCGAAGAAGATCGTCGACATCATCAGCGTGATCGACGGCATTGCGTTCCAGACCAACATCCTCGCGCTTAACGCGGCAGTGGAAGCGGCGCGCGCCGGAGAACAGGGACGTGGTTTTGCGGTGGTTGCTTCTGAAGTGCGCAGCCTGGCGCAACGCAGTGCCGGGGCGGCGAAGGAAATCAAGCAACTGATCGGCGACTCGGTCGATCGGGTCAATGCCGGCAGCAAGCTGGTCGGCCAGGCTGGCACGACGATGGACGAGGTGGTAGAAAGCGTCAAGCGCGTGACTGGCATCGTGGCGGAAATTTCGTCGGCCAGCGCCGAGCAAAGCACGGACATCGAGCAGATCAACCAGGCATTTACACAGATCGACGAAGCGACCAACCAGAATGCGGCGCTGGTCGAAGAAGCGGCGGCGGCGGCCGAGCGCATGCGCGAAGAAGCGGGCATGCTCGCGCGCGCGGTGAGCATCTTCCGGCTGGATGCGGCAAGTCATGAGCGCACGGTCGAGTTCAATGTAACGCCCGCAGCACCTGCGCTTGGCAAGTATGCCACCGCATTGCTGAACGCAGGGTGA
- a CDS encoding ABC transporter substrate-binding protein, producing the protein MVINGFLRYMALLFLGVAFHLETHAQGVTADEVLLGTTRPMSGPMASITNEFFVGAGTYMEHVNAQGGVHDRKIRLLSLDDGYDPARAVANVKRLIEKDKVFALFGVTGTPTNMAIMPLLAEGEVPSIAPMSASESLRKPIKTCFENHYQGG; encoded by the coding sequence ATGGTGATCAACGGATTTTTGCGTTACATGGCGTTGCTGTTCCTGGGTGTCGCATTTCATCTGGAGACGCACGCCCAGGGAGTGACAGCGGACGAAGTACTGCTCGGAACCACGCGCCCGATGTCAGGTCCAATGGCATCCATTACAAACGAATTCTTCGTCGGCGCCGGCACCTACATGGAACATGTCAATGCGCAGGGCGGTGTCCATGACCGCAAGATTCGTCTTCTCTCTCTGGACGATGGTTACGATCCGGCACGCGCCGTCGCCAACGTCAAACGCCTGATTGAAAAGGACAAGGTATTTGCGCTGTTCGGCGTGACGGGCACACCGACCAATATGGCCATCATGCCGCTGCTGGCCGAAGGCGAGGTCCCCAGCATTGCTCCGATGAGCGCTTCGGAATCGCTACGCAAGCCTATAAAAACATGTTTTGAAAATCACTACCAAGGAGGGTGA
- a CDS encoding amidase → MTKDLHFLEINEISRLVAAREISSVELTEHVLRRIERLDPRLKSYALTTPELALAQAKEADRMIGRGQILSPLHGVPVAVKDLCFTKGVTTTAGLRVHRDFAPQFDATVVRKLRESGAVLLGKLQLTEGAYSDCDPATAPVNPWNADYWPGGSSNGSGVATAAGLCFGSLGSDTGGSIRFPSAANGTTGLKPTWGRVSRHGCFELAASLDHFGPICRSANDAAIMLAAIAGTDADDPTTLRAQVPNYQAGDDRDLRGFRVGFDEAYALGAADPEIRQAVQESLRVMASLGATIVPMVFPDMKTTIADWGATLAVEAAVAHAATYPSQRAGYGPALAGLIDAGNAMSGTNYQQVLLRRRAFTGRVNAGLEPVDVMLIPAQPIATPTLATHAKMTRAEFAAIVRYTAPFNMSGHPTLTLPVGFTAKGLPVAVQFVGKHLGEADICRAGRAFQRATDWHRRHPQV, encoded by the coding sequence ATGACGAAGGACTTGCACTTCCTGGAGATCAACGAGATCTCGCGTCTCGTGGCGGCGCGCGAGATCTCGTCGGTGGAATTGACCGAGCATGTCCTGCGCCGCATCGAGCGCCTGGACCCGAGGCTCAAGTCTTACGCGCTCACGACGCCCGAGCTCGCGTTGGCACAGGCGAAAGAAGCCGACCGGATGATCGGGCGGGGCCAGATCCTCTCGCCGCTGCATGGCGTGCCGGTCGCGGTGAAGGATCTGTGCTTCACCAAAGGCGTGACGACGACTGCCGGCCTACGCGTGCATCGCGATTTCGCGCCGCAGTTCGACGCGACGGTGGTGCGCAAGCTGCGTGAGTCGGGGGCAGTCCTGCTCGGCAAACTGCAACTGACTGAAGGCGCGTACAGTGACTGTGATCCGGCGACTGCGCCGGTGAACCCATGGAATGCTGACTACTGGCCCGGCGGATCATCCAACGGGTCCGGCGTCGCAACCGCCGCGGGTCTGTGCTTCGGTTCCCTCGGTTCCGACACCGGCGGGTCGATCCGCTTCCCTTCCGCAGCCAATGGAACGACCGGCCTCAAGCCGACTTGGGGCCGCGTCTCGCGCCACGGTTGCTTCGAACTCGCCGCGTCGCTCGATCACTTCGGGCCGATATGCCGCAGCGCGAACGACGCGGCGATTATGCTTGCTGCGATTGCCGGCACCGATGCGGACGACCCGACCACCTTGCGCGCGCAGGTTCCCAACTACCAGGCGGGCGACGACCGGGATCTGCGTGGTTTTCGTGTCGGCTTCGACGAAGCGTATGCACTAGGCGCAGCAGACCCGGAAATTCGGCAAGCAGTCCAGGAGTCGCTTCGGGTGATGGCCTCGCTTGGCGCCACGATCGTGCCCATGGTCTTTCCAGACATGAAGACGACGATTGCCGACTGGGGGGCGACCTTGGCCGTCGAAGCTGCGGTAGCCCACGCAGCCACGTATCCCTCGCAGCGCGCCGGTTACGGGCCGGCCCTGGCCGGACTGATCGACGCGGGTAACGCAATGTCAGGGACGAACTATCAACAGGTCCTGCTGCGTCGCCGTGCGTTCACCGGCAGGGTGAACGCGGGACTGGAGCCGGTCGACGTGATGCTGATTCCGGCACAGCCGATCGCTACGCCGACGCTGGCCACGCACGCGAAGATGACCCGCGCCGAATTTGCGGCGATCGTTCGCTACACTGCGCCGTTCAACATGTCGGGCCACCCCACGTTGACGCTTCCGGTCGGTTTCACCGCCAAGGGCTTGCCGGTGGCAGTGCAATTCGTCGGCAAGCACCTCGGCGAGGCCGATATCTGCCGTGCCGGCCGCGCTTTCCAGCGGGCCACCGACTGGCACCGCCGACACCCGCAGGTGTGA
- a CDS encoding acyl-CoA dehydrogenase family protein: protein MSDTSAVFLSEQEVMIRDSARKVATEVVAATAAERDRTSAWPTDELNAVGELGFLGMLIPEEYGGAGASFVDYCLAIEEFAAADAGFATLIHVHNSAGFAIVKDGTEEQKRKYLPALASGEKIGAFLLTEPHAGSDTAAFRTTARRDGSHYVLNGSKQFISNGNHAGVGIVLAVTDKAAGKNGTSMFIVDPSEPGYNVARVEHKLGQRSAHVAAIQLEDCRVPVENLVGEEGTGYKKVMGGLSEGRIAIAAVAVGTARAALQAAVQYAKEREAYGAPIIKLQGVAFDLADMATKVEVAHTFMIHAARLCEAGVPCGKEASMAKLFASEMAEKVCSDALQVHGGYGYVNDFPVERYFRDVRVTKIYEGTSHIQKLIISRSL, encoded by the coding sequence ATGAGCGATACCTCAGCAGTATTCCTGAGCGAACAAGAAGTCATGATCCGCGATTCGGCGCGGAAAGTGGCAACGGAAGTGGTGGCAGCGACGGCCGCCGAGCGCGACCGCACCAGTGCCTGGCCGACTGACGAGTTGAATGCCGTCGGTGAGCTCGGATTTCTCGGCATGCTCATTCCCGAGGAATACGGCGGCGCCGGCGCGAGCTTCGTGGACTACTGCCTCGCGATCGAAGAGTTTGCTGCTGCCGATGCCGGCTTTGCAACCCTCATTCACGTTCACAATTCCGCCGGCTTTGCGATTGTCAAAGATGGCACGGAAGAGCAAAAGCGCAAGTATCTGCCGGCGCTGGCGTCCGGTGAGAAGATCGGCGCCTTCCTGTTGACTGAACCGCACGCGGGTTCGGATACCGCTGCTTTCCGCACCACAGCCCGCCGCGACGGATCGCACTATGTTTTGAACGGCAGCAAGCAATTCATCTCCAACGGCAACCATGCAGGCGTCGGGATCGTGCTTGCGGTCACCGACAAGGCGGCCGGAAAGAACGGCACCAGCATGTTTATCGTCGATCCTAGCGAGCCCGGCTATAACGTGGCGCGCGTGGAGCACAAGCTCGGCCAACGCTCGGCCCACGTCGCGGCGATTCAGTTGGAAGACTGCCGCGTACCGGTGGAAAACCTGGTGGGCGAAGAGGGTACCGGCTACAAGAAAGTGATGGGCGGCCTGTCCGAGGGGCGTATTGCGATTGCCGCCGTGGCGGTCGGTACAGCGCGCGCGGCACTGCAAGCGGCGGTGCAATATGCGAAGGAGCGCGAAGCCTACGGCGCACCGATCATCAAGCTGCAAGGCGTCGCCTTCGACCTCGCCGACATGGCAACCAAGGTCGAAGTCGCGCACACGTTCATGATCCACGCGGCGCGGCTATGCGAAGCCGGCGTTCCTTGCGGCAAGGAAGCGTCGATGGCAAAACTCTTCGCCAGCGAGATGGCGGAAAAAGTTTGCTCGGATGCTTTGCAGGTCCACGGCGGTTATGGCTATGTAAATGATTTCCCGGTAGAGCGTTATTTCCGCGATGTGCGTGTGACCAAGATCTACGAGGGGACGAGCCACATCCAGAAATTGATCATTTCACGCAGCCTCTAA
- a CDS encoding acyl-CoA dehydrogenase, which produces MTTLLNDRDLQFLLYEFLDTEALLDRPRYADHSREIFDATLDTAREIAADLFAPHNAKGDANEPHFDGERVHLVPETKAAWDAFAQAGFLSAHWNENEGGLQMPEVVLRSAIAYFKSANVATASYSFLSIGAANLLRSFGMQEQKTRYLAQMGDGRFSGTMALTEPGQGSALGDITTRAELQADGTYRLFGQKMFISGGDHNLTDNIVHMVLARIKGAPAGVKGISLFLVPKYLVNDNGSLGARNDVTLAGLLHKMGWRNTTSTVLSFGEKGGAVGTLVGEAGKGLGHMFQMMNEARIGIGLCAAAIAYRAYLLTLDYARERPQGRRPSCKDPLSPQVKLIEHVDVRRMLLAQKAYAEGALAMCLYASSLFEDQHTHADPQVRRDAGLLLDLLTPVVKSWASKYGCASNDLAIQILGGSGYIREYQQEQLYRDQRLNPIHEGAEAIHGIDLLGRKVIMQSGAAYRLFRTAVDATLEEGRTFAGIELLSAGFTTPLARLDSVTAQLAQLQAGDPERALANAIVYLDAFGRIFAAWIWLKQALVAQRGLATANDADRDFYSGKIHAARYYCNWELPATLPQFDLLAGVEETPLTMQDAWF; this is translated from the coding sequence ATGACCACCCTGCTCAACGACCGCGATCTGCAATTCCTGTTGTACGAATTCCTCGACACCGAAGCGTTGCTCGACCGGCCGCGCTATGCCGACCATTCGCGCGAAATCTTCGACGCCACGCTGGACACTGCGCGGGAAATCGCTGCGGACTTGTTCGCGCCACACAATGCCAAGGGCGATGCCAACGAGCCGCATTTCGACGGCGAGCGTGTGCACCTGGTGCCGGAAACCAAGGCGGCCTGGGACGCTTTCGCGCAAGCCGGATTTCTGTCCGCGCATTGGAACGAAAACGAAGGCGGGCTGCAGATGCCGGAAGTCGTGTTGCGGAGCGCCATCGCCTACTTCAAGTCGGCCAACGTCGCGACCGCGTCGTATTCCTTTCTCTCCATCGGCGCCGCCAACCTGCTGCGCAGTTTCGGAATGCAAGAACAGAAGACGCGCTATCTGGCGCAGATGGGCGACGGCCGCTTCTCCGGCACGATGGCGCTGACCGAACCGGGTCAGGGTTCGGCACTGGGTGACATCACCACGCGCGCAGAGCTGCAGGCCGACGGCACCTATCGCCTGTTCGGGCAGAAGATGTTCATTTCCGGTGGCGACCACAACCTCACTGACAACATCGTGCACATGGTGCTTGCGCGCATCAAGGGTGCACCAGCGGGGGTCAAAGGCATCTCGCTGTTCCTGGTGCCCAAATATCTCGTCAACGACAACGGCAGCCTTGGCGCGCGCAATGACGTGACGCTCGCTGGCTTGCTGCACAAGATGGGCTGGCGCAACACGACCTCGACCGTGCTTTCCTTCGGCGAAAAGGGCGGCGCCGTCGGCACCCTGGTCGGTGAGGCCGGCAAGGGTCTGGGACACATGTTCCAGATGATGAACGAAGCGCGCATCGGCATCGGTTTGTGCGCCGCGGCCATCGCCTATCGCGCCTACCTGTTGACGCTGGATTACGCACGCGAGCGTCCGCAGGGCCGGCGGCCCTCGTGCAAGGATCCGCTGTCGCCGCAAGTGAAGCTGATCGAGCACGTCGACGTGCGGCGCATGCTGCTGGCGCAAAAAGCCTACGCTGAAGGCGCGCTGGCGATGTGCCTCTACGCCTCGTCGCTGTTCGAAGACCAGCATACGCATGCCGATCCGCAAGTCCGTCGCGACGCCGGCCTGCTGCTCGACCTGTTGACGCCGGTGGTCAAGTCCTGGGCATCGAAATACGGCTGCGCCAGCAACGATCTGGCGATCCAGATTCTCGGCGGCTCCGGCTACATCCGCGAATATCAGCAAGAGCAGCTCTATCGCGATCAGCGCCTGAACCCGATTCACGAAGGGGCCGAAGCCATTCATGGCATCGACCTGCTCGGACGCAAGGTCATCATGCAATCCGGCGCCGCGTATCGGCTGTTCCGCACCGCTGTCGATGCGACGCTCGAAGAGGGGCGCACCTTCGCCGGCATAGAGCTGCTGTCCGCTGGCTTCACCACGCCGCTGGCACGGCTGGACAGCGTGACCGCGCAACTGGCGCAATTGCAGGCAGGCGATCCCGAGCGTGCGCTGGCCAACGCGATCGTCTATCTCGACGCCTTCGGGCGCATCTTCGCCGCCTGGATCTGGCTCAAGCAGGCGCTCGTCGCGCAGCGCGGCTTGGCAACCGCGAACGATGCCGATCGCGACTTCTACAGCGGCAAGATTCACGCCGCGCGCTACTACTGCAACTGGGAATTGCCGGCAACCTTGCCGCAGTTCGACCTGCTCGCCGGCGTCGAAGAAACGCCGCTGACGATGCAGGACGCCTGGTTTTGA
- a CDS encoding SDR family oxidoreductase: MRTTQQLFDLTGKTALVTGGSRGLGLQIAEALGEQGAKIVLSSRKQADLDEAVAHLKTRGIEASAIAADLSQEAAVAPLVAATMQRLGHIDILVNNAGAAWGAPAEEYPIEAWDKLMNLNIRSIFLLSQAVGRESMIPRKYGRIVNIASISGLFGNTLDGMQTIAYNTSKGALVNFTRTLAGEWGKYGITVNALAPGFFPSKMTQGTIDSIGAATMAKNAPLQRIGDDEDLKGAALLLASDASKHITGQILSVDGGASAVH; this comes from the coding sequence ATGCGTACCACTCAACAACTATTTGATCTCACCGGCAAGACCGCCTTGGTGACCGGCGGATCTCGTGGCCTCGGCCTGCAAATCGCGGAAGCGCTGGGCGAGCAGGGCGCGAAGATTGTGCTGTCCTCGCGCAAGCAGGCCGACCTCGATGAGGCCGTGGCGCACCTGAAAACGCGCGGCATCGAAGCCAGCGCAATTGCCGCCGATCTGTCGCAGGAAGCCGCCGTTGCGCCGTTGGTCGCCGCAACCATGCAGCGTCTCGGTCACATCGATATTTTGGTGAACAACGCTGGCGCGGCTTGGGGCGCACCGGCGGAGGAATACCCGATTGAGGCGTGGGACAAATTGATGAATCTGAATATCCGCAGCATTTTCCTGTTGTCGCAGGCAGTCGGCCGGGAGTCGATGATCCCGCGCAAATACGGGCGCATCGTCAACATCGCCTCGATTTCCGGCTTGTTCGGCAATACCCTGGATGGGATGCAAACCATTGCTTACAACACGTCGAAAGGCGCGCTTGTGAACTTTACCCGCACGCTCGCGGGTGAGTGGGGTAAGTACGGCATCACGGTCAATGCGCTGGCGCCGGGATTCTTTCCCTCCAAGATGACGCAGGGCACGATTGACAGTATCGGCGCCGCTACGATGGCCAAGAATGCGCCATTGCAGCGTATTGGCGACGATGAGGACTTGAAAGGTGCGGCGCTGCTGTTGGCGTCGGACGCGTCCAAACACATCACCGGCCAGATCCTGTCGGTCGATGGCGGGGCCTCGGCAGTGCATTGA